The uncultured Ilyobacter sp. genome has a segment encoding these proteins:
- a CDS encoding Rid family hydrolase encodes MEMVRMNYSSGAPLEEKVGYSRMVTVGPFIYLGGTTSVKSDGTVHGEDDPYEQAKFIFDKLLKIMEKAGAGAENVVKVKAYVTDMKYAPEVGRAYSEYFLNVKPLFTMVGTTMLNRPTQLVEIEMDAIKY; translated from the coding sequence ATGGAAATGGTAAGAATGAATTATTCTTCAGGTGCGCCTTTAGAAGAAAAAGTAGGATATTCAAGAATGGTCACAGTGGGACCTTTTATATATTTAGGAGGGACTACTTCTGTAAAGTCTGATGGGACAGTACATGGTGAAGATGATCCTTATGAACAGGCAAAATTTATTTTTGATAAATTATTAAAAATTATGGAAAAAGCAGGGGCTGGAGCTGAAAATGTTGTAAAAGTAAAAGCCTATGTTACAGATATGAAATATGCTCCTGAAGTTGGGAGGGCATATTCTGAATACTTTTTAAATGTAAAACCCCTTTTTACTATGGTTGGGACAACTATGCTTAATCGTCCAACTCAGCTAGTTGAGATTGAAATGGATGCCATAAAATATTAG
- a CDS encoding FAD-binding oxidoreductase: protein MINKADVIIIGSGVIGNATAYNLAKEGKSVIVLEKNESIGDGGSTRNGGGVRQSGRHSAELPLAMYGVKNLWPNLSQELGVEVEYYQEGNLRLGKTEEHLKVLQGIVDRSKALGLDLKMVTGDEAREICPYLSDEVIGASWCPTDGHANPMLVTLAYYKKARELGARFVTGEEVVEIKKIKGAARQVVTKENIYEGDKIILAAGYESRKIAETVGIDVPMNPILLEVLVTEAQSPMFYQMLGTAEADFYGHQSTHGSFVFGGASGHEAFNKDGGINATNSKTASAVCRGIMKYFPDLGDLKVIRTWAGWIDYCMDGIPVISHVEEVPGLIVACAFSGHGFGIAPTVGMLLSEMAMDKETTLDVAPFRYDRFKAKI from the coding sequence ATGATAAATAAAGCAGATGTAATAATAATTGGAAGTGGAGTTATAGGAAATGCAACGGCATATAATCTTGCTAAAGAAGGAAAATCTGTTATCGTCTTGGAAAAAAATGAAAGCATTGGTGACGGGGGATCTACACGTAACGGCGGTGGGGTAAGACAGTCAGGTCGTCATTCTGCGGAGCTGCCACTGGCAATGTATGGTGTAAAAAATCTTTGGCCGAACCTTTCTCAAGAGTTGGGAGTCGAAGTTGAGTACTATCAAGAAGGGAACCTCCGTTTGGGAAAGACCGAAGAACATCTGAAAGTACTACAGGGGATAGTAGACAGAAGTAAAGCTTTAGGCTTGGATCTTAAAATGGTTACAGGGGATGAGGCTAGAGAGATATGCCCTTACCTTTCTGATGAAGTTATAGGGGCAAGCTGGTGTCCTACAGATGGCCACGCTAATCCTATGCTGGTCACTTTGGCATATTATAAAAAAGCTCGTGAACTTGGTGCTCGTTTTGTTACAGGGGAAGAAGTTGTTGAAATAAAAAAAATTAAAGGTGCAGCTCGTCAGGTAGTGACAAAAGAAAATATTTATGAAGGGGATAAAATTATCCTTGCGGCAGGATATGAAAGCCGTAAAATTGCTGAAACAGTAGGTATCGATGTACCGATGAATCCTATTTTACTGGAAGTACTGGTTACAGAAGCACAATCTCCAATGTTTTATCAAATGTTGGGAACAGCAGAAGCAGATTTTTACGGGCATCAAAGTACACATGGATCCTTTGTTTTCGGGGGAGCTTCAGGCCATGAAGCATTTAATAAAGACGGAGGAATCAATGCAACTAACAGTAAAACAGCATCGGCTGTTTGTAGAGGTATAATGAAGTATTTCCCAGATTTAGGAGATCTTAAAGTTATACGTACATGGGCCGGATGGATTGATTATTGTATGGATGGTATTCCTGTAATAAGTCATGTGGAGGAAGTTCCAGGACTCATTGTTGCCTGTGCTTTTTCAGGTCATGGATTTGGGATAGCACCCACTGTAGGAATGTTACTCAGTGAAATGGCTATGGATAAAGAGACAACGCTGGATGTTGCTCCATTCAGATATGATAGATTTAAAGCTAAAATATAG